The genomic segment ATTCAACATTTAAGAACAGAATACACCGAAAATATTTCGGGAATTGTATTACTGGGTCATAACCAGGGAGGGATCGTATCATCTATGGCAGCTGCAGAAACCAAAGTGGATGGTATTATTTTGGCTGCCACAACATTTGTTCCAGGAGATGAAAATATTGCAAATCAAATTCAAAAAATTTCTGAAGTAAAAGATGTCTCTGAAGAAATTGTCCAGCAAAACCTGGCATTCCAGGAAAAAATCTATAAAGTAGTACGCGAGGATGGTGATTGGGCTCCGATTGAAGAGGAACTCGAATTAAGGCTTCGAAATCAAATTGCAGAGCTTCCTTTTGAACATCAAAATGCACTGGGTGATATGAATGCATTTATTCAAAGCCAGATCGATCAACAGTTGGAAACCGCCAAAAGCCGTTGGTTTAAATCCTGGATAGAAATAGAACCAATATCCGTTTATAAACAGACAGACGTTCCTCTACTGGCTCTTTTTGGGGCAAAAGACAGCCAGGTTTTTCCTCAGCCAAATGTAACAATAGCAGATTCACTTGCTACTTCTACGGATCTCTATTTGCAGACGGCTTTGATACCTGAAGCGAACCATCTTTTTCAAAAAGCAAATACAGGCATGCCCACCGAATATGGAATTCTTGAAAAAGAGTTTGTTACCGGTTTTATTTCTCAAATCGATCAATTTCTCAATTCCATACAGTTCGTTGCTCCGGACTAAGCTTCTCTTGATGCTATGAAAAGTTCTTTACTCCTGTTCTTGTACCTGGTTCTATCTATCTCTCTTTCTGCTCAACCTACGTTAAGCGGGACTTGGGAGGGGGAAATTACTGTTCAGGGACAAGATCTC from the Balneolaceae bacterium genome contains:
- a CDS encoding alpha/beta hydrolase, translating into MFKVLIRILAFLLLFVSVPLHAQEISDMEGDWTGSIQTDNREMRIEITFSYSDEIIDGTIDIPNRGTFTIPVEVIETKNNQFVFQYETGHGPAVFYGSVNSERDEIRGEFEESGKVYPFSLTKSSVTGVDSDLPESEISISTERSDIAGSLVLRAERSPLVILVSGSGGKARNYEIGGFQIFKELSLKLYDEEYSSFRYDDPGVGESTGNSDATLQEQSRSLIEIIQHLRTEYTENISGIVLLGHNQGGIVSSMAAAETKVDGIILAATTFVPGDENIANQIQKISEVKDVSEEIVQQNLAFQEKIYKVVREDGDWAPIEEELELRLRNQIAELPFEHQNALGDMNAFIQSQIDQQLETAKSRWFKSWIEIEPISVYKQTDVPLLALFGAKDSQVFPQPNVTIADSLATSTDLYLQTALIPEANHLFQKANTGMPTEYGILEKEFVTGFISQIDQFLNSIQFVAPD